A window of bacterium genomic DNA:
GGCGCTGTCGCCCAGTTGAAGCAGAAGCTCGCCCACCAGCAAGCGGCGACGCTCGTCGGCGGGCAGGCCATCAAGGCGTCGATCGGAAGCGGTCAACTCATCCTTGCCGGCTTTGGCGGGGGCTGGCGGCGGGCTGCCCGTCTCTTTGGAAGGCACTGGCGTAGACGGCCTGGGCTGGGCGGGTGCGACCGCGGCCGCTTCCTTGGCCGGCCCGCTCTTGGACGCCTCACCCTTGTCACGGCCAAGCCCTCCCCGCGAATAGAAATCGAGGGCGATCTTGTAGGGCGTCTCATCCAGCGACATGTGCCGGACCCGGTCCATGCCCTGCGCCTGGATGCGCCATGTGAGCGAGTTGTCCGTCTTGCGCAGTTGGCTGGCATCCAACACGCCACCCGTGTTGATGGAGACCTTCTCCGCCATGCGGCGATTGATGTCCCCCTGGAGGATCAGGTCGACGTAGCCTTCCGCCAGATTTTCCGCCACTTGGTACTGGGTGGGTGCGGACAGGTCGAAGACGACGCGCACAAAGGACTGGTGTGGGAACCAGCGCAGGCCCTCGAGCCAGGTCGCCCGCCCGGGGATGGTCAGCAACAGGATGGCCAACAGCCAGGCGGCCAGTTTGGAATTCATGGGTGGGCTACCTCCGGATCCGGGCTCGGCGGCTGCGCGGAGCTTTCCTCCAGCTTCGCGTCCGTCCCGCCGGGTTCGATGTCAAGCATGTCCGTCTCGCCCAGGTAGCGTACCCGGCGCACGACACTGACCTGCTCCAGCTTGTGGGCGACCGCCTCGATCTGGCGGGCGCTGCGCTCCGCCGTGTCGATGCGTTGCAGGATCTCCGGCGTGGCCAGGCCCTCCAACTCCCGGCGCAGGAGGAAGAGGTTGCCGACAATGGCCGTCAGCGGATTGTTGATCTCGTGGTTGACCGTGACGGCGGCCAGCATGACCGCCTTGAGCGTTTCCGCCTCACGGGCCTGCTCCTCCAGGCGACGCCGCTCGGTCAGATCGCGCAGAATGATCATGCAGGTGGCCTCGCTGGGGTGGGTCGGCGCCAGCGGACTGAGGGAAAGCTGGGCCAGGACCGGTCCCAGGCCGGGCAAGGCGGGATTGCAGAGGTCCAGCTCGAGCAGGGCCCGCTCCCGCCGCTGGATGCCTCCCAGCAGGGCGGACCCGCCCTCGCCCGTTCTCGCGAAGTCCGGCAGGCACCGGCCCACCAGGCGCTCACGGGGCTCGCCCAGCCACTGCGTGCGGGCGTTGGCGTAGGTGATCCGCCCCTCGTCGTCCACCAGCAGGATCAAGTCGCTGGCGCTGTCGATCATCTCCTGCAGCTGGCGCCGGCTGTCCTCGAGATGCTCCACCAGGCGGGCGTTCTCGAGGGCGGTGGCCGCCTGGCCGGCGGCAAAGGCCAGCAGGTCCATCTGGTGACTGGTGAGGTCCTCGTCCAGCTGCGGCGACCGGACCAGCAGCACGCCAATGCCCGTTCCCATCACGATGAGGGGAATGAGCAGATCGCTGCAATCGGGGGAGGCGTCATCCAGGCGGGGCACGGAGATGGGTCGTTGCTCGTCCAGCACCCAGCGCGTGATGCCATCCTCCTGGAGGGAGTGCAGCGTGTGGCGCAGGCCCAGGGAGGGATCGCCCACCGCCACCAGGTCTTCGCCCTGCAACAGGAAGAGGCCCGTCTCCGGCGCCGGCAGGACATGGCCCAGGATGTCGGTCAGCCCGGCGAGGATCTCCTCGGGCGAGGCGGAACTGCGGATGGTGCGGGCCAGGGCCTGGATCTCGCGCAACTCGTCCAGGCTTTCCCGCAGCTGCCGGACCTTCTCCTCGAGCAGGCGGAACTCCTCCCCCAGATCGCCGCCCGGCGCACCGTCGCGGAGTGCCTCAGACATCATGGCCCACCTCGCTGTCCGGCAGGGGACGGCCCAGGACCAGGCCGCGGAAGGTCTCCGCCCGCTGCAGCTCGGCCTGGAACTGTTCCAAGTACCAGACCAGGTCGGTCTCGCCGCGGGAGTTGCGCCGCAGGCCCAGGACATCGGCCGCCCCCTCCTCCACGCCGCCCAGCCGGCCCTCTTGATGAGGATTGCGGCTGCTGCGGTGGGCCATGTACTCCGCCACGTGCAGAATGCAGGTGAGGGGACTGCGCTCCTCCTGCCGCATGGGCATGTGATGCCAGTGGATGGCGTCGCAGATGGCCTCGGGCAGATTCCAGTGTCGACAGAGGGTGCCGCCGATCTCGGCGTGGCTCATGCCCAGCAGCTCGTGCTCGATGGTCCAGAGGGGCTGGTCGCTCCCCGCCAGCGCTTCCTGGATGCGCTGGAACTCCTCGGGCAGGTAGCGGGCCACGACCAAGCGACCGATGTCGTGCAACAGGCCCGCCACGAAGGCCTCGCCCACCGTGCGGTTGTGGGCCGTGCGCTGCAGCATGCGCGAGGCGACGGCCGTGGACACGCTGTGCTCCCAGAAGTCGCCCATGCCCCCGTCGCCCTCGTGGCTGAGGTTGATCCGCTCCACCAGGCTGGCCGAGACGGCCAGGTCGCGCACCGTGTTGAAGCCCAGCACGACAATGGCCAGGTTGATGGTGCCGATGCGCCGGGGGAAGCCGTAGTAGGCGCTGTTGGCCATCTTCAGCATGCGGGCTGTGAGGGCGGGGTCGCCCGCGATGAGGCGGGCCAGCGTGGCGGCGTTGGTGCGCGGATTGTCCACCAGCTGGATGATCTTGGCCACCACGGTGGGCAGGGTGGGCAGATCGTGGATGCCCTGCGCGATCCGGCGGATGCGGCCTATGTTGGCGGTCACGGTCATCAGACGCGCAGGTCCAGATGCTGCCCCGTCTCCGGTGAAGCTGTCTTGCCGCGCCGCCGCACCACCTCCGCCTCCTCCCCGCTTGCGGCCTCCCGGCCGCGGATGTCCAGGCGATCCACCGGTTCCAGGGGCGCCGCCTCCGCCACCGGCGGCTCCATCGCCGGCCCGGCCCGGTCGGCCTCCTCCTGCTGACGGGCAAGTTCCTCTTCGAAACGGCGGCTCTCGCGGCCGTCGACGGGAGGCCGCTCTTGATCAGCCGGCGCCTCGCGGCGGATCCCCTGCCGCACCCGCGGACGCTGTCCGCCGTCGATGGGCGCCACTCGGCGCTCCGTCTCCTGTCGCCGGATCGTGTTCATCTCACATGCTTATCAGCCGTCGGATGTGCTGCTTCATGCTCATGATGATCTTGGTGTGGATCTGGCTGACCCGGCTCTCGGAGATGTCGAGCACCTTGCCGATTTCCTTGAGGGTCAGTTCCTCGTAATAGTACAGCGCGATGACCAGCTTGTCCTGTTCCGGCAGGCGGTTGATCAGCTCGATCAGGAGGGTGCGGATCTCCTTGCGCTCCATCAACTCCAGCGGGCTGTCGTTGGCGGAGTCGGCCACCAGGTCGTACAAGTTGCTGCTTTGGTCGCCGTCCCCCGAGAGAGGCCGGTCGAAGGAGAGCAGGGTGGTGGCGCTCACATCGTCCACCAGCTTGTGGTACTCGGCCAGGGAGAGGTCCATGCGATGGGCGATCTCCTCATCGGTGGGCAGACGGCCCATCTCGTTCTCGAGGAGCGAGATCGTGTTCTCCAGCAGCTTCTCCTTCGAGCGGATGGACCGCGGCACCCAGTCGAAATCCCGCAGGCCGTCCAGGATGGAGCCGCGGATGCGCGGAA
This region includes:
- a CDS encoding HDOD domain-containing protein; amino-acid sequence: MTVTANIGRIRRIAQGIHDLPTLPTVVAKIIQLVDNPRTNAATLARLIAGDPALTARMLKMANSAYYGFPRRIGTINLAIVVLGFNTVRDLAVSASLVERINLSHEGDGGMGDFWEHSVSTAVASRMLQRTAHNRTVGEAFVAGLLHDIGRLVVARYLPEEFQRIQEALAGSDQPLWTIEHELLGMSHAEIGGTLCRHWNLPEAICDAIHWHHMPMRQEERSPLTCILHVAEYMAHRSSRNPHQEGRLGGVEEGAADVLGLRRNSRGETDLVWYLEQFQAELQRAETFRGLVLGRPLPDSEVGHDV
- a CDS encoding FliA/WhiG family RNA polymerase sigma factor encodes the protein MGIQADQLWDAYRKDPSAGNKEALLVAYLPVVKQVAGRMKMSLPHSVHLDDLVGSGIMGLINSVENFNPDFGFKFETYAIPRIRGSILDGLRDFDWVPRSIRSKEKLLENTISLLENEMGRLPTDEEIAHRMDLSLAEYHKLVDDVSATTLLSFDRPLSGDGDQSSNLYDLVADSANDSPLELMERKEIRTLLIELINRLPEQDKLVIALYYYEELTLKEIGKVLDISESRVSQIHTKIIMSMKQHIRRLISM
- a CDS encoding PAS domain-containing protein; the protein is MMSEALRDGAPGGDLGEEFRLLEEKVRQLRESLDELREIQALARTIRSSASPEEILAGLTDILGHVLPAPETGLFLLQGEDLVAVGDPSLGLRHTLHSLQEDGITRWVLDEQRPISVPRLDDASPDCSDLLIPLIVMGTGIGVLLVRSPQLDEDLTSHQMDLLAFAAGQAATALENARLVEHLEDSRRQLQEMIDSASDLILLVDDEGRITYANARTQWLGEPRERLVGRCLPDFARTGEGGSALLGGIQRRERALLELDLCNPALPGLGPVLAQLSLSPLAPTHPSEATCMIILRDLTERRRLEEQAREAETLKAVMLAAVTVNHEINNPLTAIVGNLFLLRRELEGLATPEILQRIDTAERSARQIEAVAHKLEQVSVVRRVRYLGETDMLDIEPGGTDAKLEESSAQPPSPDPEVAHP